A section of the Mycobacterium sp. 3519A genome encodes:
- a CDS encoding acyl-CoA dehydrogenase, with protein sequence MKSTLLSRRDLDFLLYEWLRIDELTKRERFAEHSRETFDGVLDLCEQLATKYFAPHNKKSDANEPHFDGTTVTVIDDVKQAWDAFAAADLLAMSMDTDLGGAQLPATVAEAGFAWFSAANVSTTGYLMLTMANANLLAKFGTDEQIETFLKPMLAGRFSGTMALSETQAGSSLADILTRAEPQDDGTYRLFGSKMWISGAEHELTENIVNLVLAKIPGGPPGTKGISLFIVPKFLVNDDGSIGARNNVVLAGLNHKMGQRGITNTVLSFEGAVGYLVGEPHRGLAYMFTMMNEARLGVGMGAVSLGYTGYLKSLQYARERPQGRPVLAKDPSTPQVPIIEHADVKRMLLAQKAYVEGGMALLLYCAKLVDLAHSAESDDERDKLTLLLDILTPVGKSWPSQWCLEANSLAIQVHGGYGYTREYDVEQHYRDNRLNPIHEGTHGIQSLDLLGRKVTQRGGASLAALGETVGATVATATASGGEAAELGAQLDASWQRLVAVTAHMFGSGELDAALANSVVYLEAFGHIVVAWIWLEQLLAANGRSGDFYDGKRQAARYYFRYELPKTAAQLDLLESLDRTTLEMRDAWF encoded by the coding sequence GTGAAGTCCACTCTGCTGTCCCGCCGCGATCTCGACTTTCTGCTCTACGAATGGCTGCGCATCGACGAGCTGACCAAACGGGAGCGGTTCGCCGAGCACTCCCGTGAGACGTTCGACGGCGTCCTCGATCTCTGCGAGCAGTTGGCGACCAAGTACTTCGCGCCGCACAACAAGAAGAGCGACGCGAACGAACCGCACTTCGACGGCACCACCGTCACCGTCATCGACGACGTCAAACAGGCGTGGGACGCGTTCGCGGCGGCCGACCTGTTGGCCATGTCGATGGACACCGACCTCGGCGGCGCGCAGTTGCCCGCCACCGTCGCTGAGGCCGGCTTCGCCTGGTTCTCCGCGGCCAACGTCAGCACCACGGGCTACCTGATGCTGACGATGGCCAACGCCAACCTGCTGGCCAAGTTCGGCACCGACGAGCAGATCGAGACGTTCCTCAAGCCGATGCTGGCTGGGCGCTTCTCCGGGACGATGGCGCTGTCGGAGACCCAGGCGGGATCGTCGCTCGCCGATATCCTGACCCGCGCCGAACCGCAGGACGACGGCACCTACCGGCTGTTTGGCTCGAAGATGTGGATCTCGGGGGCCGAACACGAGCTGACCGAGAACATCGTCAACCTGGTGCTCGCGAAGATCCCCGGCGGTCCGCCGGGCACCAAGGGCATCTCGTTGTTCATCGTGCCGAAGTTCCTCGTCAACGACGACGGCTCGATCGGTGCGCGCAACAACGTGGTGCTCGCCGGGCTCAACCACAAGATGGGCCAACGCGGCATCACCAACACGGTGCTGAGTTTCGAGGGCGCGGTCGGCTACCTGGTGGGTGAGCCGCACCGCGGCCTGGCCTACATGTTCACGATGATGAACGAGGCGCGCCTCGGCGTCGGCATGGGCGCGGTGTCCCTGGGCTACACCGGCTATCTCAAGTCGCTGCAGTACGCGCGCGAACGGCCGCAGGGTCGTCCGGTGTTGGCCAAGGATCCGTCGACGCCGCAGGTGCCGATCATTGAGCACGCCGACGTCAAGCGAATGTTGTTGGCGCAGAAGGCATATGTCGAAGGCGGGATGGCGCTGCTGCTGTACTGCGCCAAGCTCGTCGACCTGGCGCACAGCGCCGAGTCCGACGACGAGCGCGACAAGCTCACGCTGCTGCTCGACATCCTCACGCCGGTCGGCAAGAGTTGGCCGTCGCAGTGGTGTCTAGAGGCCAACAGCCTGGCCATCCAGGTGCACGGCGGATACGGCTACACCCGCGAGTACGACGTCGAACAGCATTACCGCGACAACCGGCTCAACCCGATCCACGAGGGCACCCACGGCATCCAGAGTCTGGATCTGTTGGGCCGCAAGGTGACTCAGCGTGGTGGCGCCAGCCTGGCCGCACTCGGCGAGACCGTGGGTGCGACGGTTGCGACAGCAACGGCCTCAGGCGGTGAGGCCGCGGAGCTCGGTGCGCAACTCGACGCGTCGTGGCAGCGGCTCGTCGCGGTGACCGCTCACATGTTCGGCTCCGGTGAGCTCGATGCCGCGCTGGCCAACAGCGTGGTGTACCTCGAGGCGTTCGGACACATCGTCGTCGCGTGGATCTGGCTGGAACAGCTGCTGGCCGCCAACGGCCGGTCCGGCGACTTCTACGACGGCAAGCGGCAGGCCGCGCGCTACTACTTCCGCTACGAGTTGCCGAAGACCGCGGCGCAGTTGGATCTACTGGAAAGCCTGGACCGGACCACGTTGGAGATGCGCGACGCCTGGTTCTGA
- a CDS encoding IS110 family transposase: MIRERTSVGLDVHARSVVACGLDRETGEVVERRLTPDHRGILSWIEGLPGPVAVTYEAGPTGFCLARALEAAGIECQVAAPSKLIRPAGDRVKTDARDAAHLARLLHLGQITAVTVPTAEQEAARDLVRAREDCRGDLMAARHRLSKLLLRQGIVYYDGKTWTGRHEVWLRQQRFDRPALQLTYDAAFDAMTACVDRRERLEAAIEALAADSEFTPVVRRLGCIRGIATLTAFGLATEIGDWHRLSGRTIGAYLGLVPSECSSGSSRVQGEVTKTGNKHVRRLLVEAAWHHRSPYRPGPMLRRRWDLASPAARARGQAANRRLHQRWTNFDQRRKRSVVANIAVARELAGWCWSLAVLDQ; encoded by the coding sequence GTGATACGTGAGCGTACGAGTGTTGGTTTGGATGTGCACGCACGTTCAGTCGTTGCGTGCGGTTTGGATCGGGAAACCGGTGAAGTCGTTGAGCGGCGGCTGACACCGGACCATCGCGGCATCCTCTCGTGGATCGAGGGTTTACCGGGACCGGTGGCGGTGACCTATGAGGCCGGTCCGACCGGATTCTGTCTGGCACGGGCCCTGGAGGCGGCGGGGATCGAGTGTCAGGTCGCGGCGCCCTCGAAACTGATCCGCCCGGCCGGGGATCGAGTCAAGACCGATGCTCGCGATGCCGCGCATCTGGCTCGGCTGTTGCATCTCGGTCAGATCACCGCGGTCACGGTGCCCACCGCTGAGCAGGAAGCGGCCCGCGATCTGGTGCGGGCACGGGAAGACTGCCGCGGCGATCTGATGGCCGCGCGGCACCGGCTGTCGAAACTGCTTCTGCGGCAGGGAATCGTGTATTACGACGGGAAGACCTGGACCGGACGTCATGAGGTGTGGTTGCGCCAGCAGCGTTTCGACAGGCCTGCATTGCAGTTGACCTATGACGCTGCGTTTGACGCCATGACGGCGTGTGTGGATCGACGGGAACGGTTGGAGGCAGCGATCGAGGCACTGGCCGCCGATAGCGAGTTCACCCCCGTGGTGCGACGGCTGGGATGTATCCGCGGGATCGCCACGCTGACGGCGTTCGGGTTGGCGACCGAGATCGGGGACTGGCACCGGTTGTCTGGCCGCACCATTGGTGCCTACCTGGGCCTGGTCCCGTCCGAATGCTCTTCCGGTAGCAGTCGAGTACAGGGCGAGGTGACCAAGACCGGCAACAAGCACGTACGACGGCTGCTGGTCGAAGCGGCGTGGCACCACCGCAGCCCGTACCGGCCGGGGCCGATGTTGCGTCGTCGTTGGGATCTGGCGTCCCCGGCGGCACGGGCTCGCGGACAAGCCGCCAACCGACGCCTGCATCAGCGGTGGACCAATTTCGATCAACGCCGGAAACGTTCCGTGGTCGCCAACATCGCGGTGGCCAGAGAACTGGCCGGCTGGTGCTGGTCGCTGGCGGTACTCGACCAGTAG
- a CDS encoding TetR/AcrR family transcriptional regulator → MSPSDVPATSNGMTRREELLAVATKLFAARGYHGTRMDDVADAVGLNKATVYHYYASKSLILYDIYKGAADFTVDALHDDPTASARETIYHFTRRLLVGIAGNIERAAVYFQEGPYISEWFTEEQVAYIREKETQVYEHVRDVIDRGIASGEFYDCDSHVLALGYIGMTLGSYRWLRPQGRRTAQEIAEEFSTALLRGLIRDETTRVESPLGVDVARST, encoded by the coding sequence ATGTCTCCCTCCGATGTTCCAGCCACCTCCAACGGGATGACCCGTCGCGAGGAGTTGTTGGCCGTCGCGACCAAGCTGTTCGCGGCGCGGGGGTATCACGGCACCCGGATGGACGACGTGGCCGATGCGGTCGGGCTGAACAAGGCGACGGTCTACCACTACTACGCCAGCAAGTCGCTGATCCTGTACGACATCTACAAGGGTGCGGCTGACTTCACCGTCGACGCACTGCATGACGATCCGACGGCCTCGGCGCGGGAGACCATCTACCACTTCACCCGGCGGCTGCTCGTCGGGATCGCGGGCAACATCGAGCGCGCGGCGGTCTACTTCCAGGAGGGCCCCTACATCTCCGAGTGGTTCACCGAGGAACAGGTGGCCTACATCCGTGAGAAGGAGACCCAGGTCTACGAGCACGTGCGCGACGTGATCGATCGCGGGATCGCCAGCGGTGAGTTCTACGACTGCGACTCGCACGTGCTGGCGCTGGGCTACATCGGCATGACGCTGGGTTCCTACCGGTGGCTGCGGCCGCAGGGCAGGCGTACCGCACAGGAGATCGCCGAGGAATTCAGCACGGCATTGCTGCGCGGCCTGATCCGCGACGAGACGACCCGGGTCGAGTCGCCGCTGGGTGTCGACGTAGCGCGATCGACCTAG
- a CDS encoding ABC transporter ATP-binding protein: MPSRNDGTIHISNVSHRYGRGRGALTALGPVDLTVEPGSFLVLVGASGCGKSTLLRLLAGFESPSEGTVAVAGAAPTPGVTAGVVFQQPRLFPWRTVGGNVDLALKYANVPRERRAERRNQLLARVGLEGTADRRIWEISGGQQQRVAIARALAAETPLFLLDEPFAALDALTRERLQEDVRQVSAESGRTTVFVTHSADEAAFLGSRIVVLTRRPGQVALDLPVDLPRTGVDPDELRRSPEYTELRAEVGRAVKAAAA; encoded by the coding sequence GTGCCATCACGCAATGACGGCACAATCCACATCAGTAACGTTTCGCACCGCTACGGCAGGGGCCGCGGCGCCCTGACCGCGCTGGGACCCGTGGACCTGACCGTCGAGCCGGGATCGTTTCTGGTTCTGGTCGGCGCGTCGGGCTGCGGCAAGAGCACGCTGCTGCGCCTGCTCGCGGGCTTCGAATCACCAAGCGAGGGAACGGTTGCGGTGGCAGGCGCGGCGCCGACACCCGGTGTGACGGCGGGCGTGGTGTTTCAGCAGCCCCGGCTGTTCCCGTGGCGCACCGTCGGCGGAAACGTCGACCTGGCACTGAAATACGCGAACGTGCCGCGGGAACGGCGCGCCGAACGTCGCAATCAACTGCTTGCCAGGGTCGGGCTGGAGGGCACCGCGGACCGGCGGATCTGGGAGATCAGCGGCGGGCAGCAGCAGCGTGTCGCGATCGCGCGGGCGCTGGCCGCCGAGACGCCGCTGTTCCTGCTCGACGAACCGTTCGCGGCGCTGGACGCGCTCACCCGCGAGCGGTTGCAGGAAGACGTCCGTCAGGTCAGCGCGGAATCGGGTCGCACGACGGTGTTCGTCACGCACAGTGCCGATGAGGCGGCGTTCCTCGGCTCGCGGATCGTGGTGCTGACGCGGCGGCCGGGACAGGTGGCGTTGGACCTTCCAGTGGACTTGCCGCGGACAGGCGTCGACCCCGACGAATTGCGTCGATCACCGGAATACACGGAGTTGCGCGCTGAAGTGGGGCGCGCGGTGAAAGCGGCTGCTGCTTAG
- a CDS encoding glycine betaine ABC transporter substrate-binding protein, whose amino-acid sequence MKFKALIAVAAAATLALAGCSVDHSGQQADKPTIRIGYQSFPSGDLIVKNNKWLEEALPDYNIKWTKFDSGADVNTAFIAKELDFGALGSSPVARGLSAPLNIPYKVAFVLDVAGDNEALVARNGSGINTIAELKGKRIGTPFASTAHYSLLAALNQNGLSANDVQLVDLQPQAILAAWDRGDIDAAYSWLPTLDQLRKTGKDLITSRQLAKDGKPTLDLGAVRDEFATAHPDVVDTWRQQEARALKVIQDDPAAAAKAIAAEIGLTPEDVAGQLKQGVYLTPEQVASPEWLGSEGKPGNIAVNLQSASQFLADQKQIPSAAPLQTFQDAIYTKGLPSAITQ is encoded by the coding sequence TGGCGTTGGCGGGCTGCTCGGTCGACCACTCGGGGCAGCAGGCCGACAAGCCGACCATTCGCATTGGTTACCAGAGCTTTCCGTCCGGTGACCTGATCGTGAAGAACAACAAGTGGCTCGAAGAGGCGCTGCCGGACTACAACATCAAGTGGACGAAGTTCGACTCCGGCGCCGACGTCAACACCGCGTTCATCGCCAAGGAACTGGACTTCGGCGCCCTTGGCTCCAGCCCCGTCGCGCGGGGCCTCTCGGCGCCCTTGAACATCCCGTACAAGGTCGCCTTCGTGCTCGACGTCGCGGGCGACAACGAGGCGCTGGTGGCGCGCAACGGCAGCGGCATCAACACCATCGCCGAACTCAAGGGCAAGCGGATCGGCACCCCGTTCGCGTCGACCGCGCACTACAGCCTGCTGGCCGCGCTCAACCAGAACGGCTTGTCCGCCAACGATGTTCAGCTGGTCGACCTGCAGCCGCAGGCGATCCTGGCCGCGTGGGACCGCGGCGACATCGACGCCGCGTACTCCTGGCTGCCCACCCTCGACCAGCTGCGCAAGACCGGCAAGGATCTGATCACCAGTCGGCAGCTGGCCAAGGACGGTAAGCCGACGCTTGACCTCGGTGCGGTCCGCGATGAATTCGCCACCGCGCATCCTGACGTGGTCGACACCTGGCGGCAGCAGGAAGCCCGCGCGCTCAAGGTGATTCAGGACGATCCGGCCGCGGCGGCCAAGGCCATCGCCGCCGAGATCGGGCTCACCCCCGAGGACGTCGCCGGTCAGCTCAAGCAAGGCGTGTACCTGACGCCGGAGCAGGTCGCATCGCCGGAATGGCTTGGCTCCGAAGGTAAACCGGGCAACATCGCGGTCAACCTGCAAAGCGCATCGCAGTTCTTGGCCGACCAGAAGCAGATTCCGTCGGCGGCGCCGTTGCAGACCTTCCAGGACGCGATCTATACGAAAGGATTGCCAAGTGCCATCACGCAATGA